Genomic DNA from Terriglobales bacterium:
CGCACGTGATGCAGCATTTCTTCGACCGTGATGGGCAGAGTGTTCTCATACCCAAGCACGACCATGGCGAGCGAATCGCCTACCAGGATCATGTCAACACCAGCCTGGTCGACGAGTCGCGACGTGGCGTAATCGTAAGCCGTAAGACACGTAATCGGCGTGCCCTGCTGCTTCTTTTCTTGTATGGAATTGATGGTGACCTTGGCGTCGTCACCAAAACGAGGCGAGGTGATGCTCATTGTTTCCTCCAGTGCACTTCCACGCGTGGATAGCGCCCGTCGCTGCAAATTAGGATGCAGACGAAAAGAGTTTAGTCGCAAATCACGGAAAAACCAAGGACGAGGCGAACACGAAGGTCACGAAGGCTAAACAAAAGGTCACAAAGGGGTTAGGAACGGCAGCTCTAGATCACAGTTTTCGGTTCGGCTCTTTCTTCCTGGGTGACCTCTTGTTTCCGCCTTCGTGACCTTCGTGTTCGCCTCGTCTCTGGGCCCGCGTGCCTGGTAATCCTCAGTGCTGCTCCAACAGCACTACATCTCTCCTGCCTCTCCCGCCCCACTCAGCTTGCCGCTCTTCCTGTTTCACCGGCGCGCTCTCCTGTGGCTCGGTGAACTTGAACTGTTTGCTGGGGGTGAGCTCCTGCTTCTGGTACGACGATCCGATGTCTTGGCCATATACCACCTCCGGAATTGCGGCCATGCGGTAGTAGAGCAGTTTGCCGACGAACTGGCCGTCTTCCAGCAGAATCGGCATGTCGTGCGCGCGGACCTCGAGCACCGCCTTTGTGCCGGGGATCTCACCCTGCGCGCCGTAGCCGAATCCAGGGTCGAAAAAGCCCGCGTAGTGGACGTGGAACTCGCCCATCGTCGGATCATACGCGACCATCTCTGCCGCATGATCGGGGGGAACGCGGACTTTCTCTTTCGACGCCAGCAAATAGAACTCGTCGGGTTCCAAAATAAGACGACGAGTAGCGGGCTTACGAATGAACTCCCAGAAATCGGCCATTTCATAATGACGAATCTTGCTGAGATCGATCGGAGCGGCGTATTTCTTCGCCTTGTAGGCAACGATATCCGAGCGCTCGCTGCCTTCCAGATTCACCGTTACTGATAGTCCGCGGTTGATGGCGTCTACGAGACGGTCCTCGGTTTCGTAGCGGACAAGCTGATCGTCCTTGGCCAGTTCACGCAGAACGCTGTCACGACGAGCTTCCACCTTGCCGCGGATGAACCGAAGCTGATTGAGCTTCAATCCCTCGCGAACATAAACAGGAAAACTTCGGGTTACGACCTCGGCGTACAGTTCGCCAGAATAACCTCGCGGAACTCGTTCAAACTCTTCGCCATGCTCGGTGATTAGCCGCGTGAATATATCCAGCCGCCCGGTCGTGCTCTTCGGGTTCGCGATGCCGCTCACGTCGGCAGGCAGGCTCAGCGTCTCGGTGAGCTTCACGATGTAGACCGAGTTTGGCGTCAGCAAGGTGGGCTGCCGTAGATCAAGCGTGTCGATCAACAGCCCGTCATGCACCTTTTTCAGCAAGGTGGATGATTTGCCCGGTAGAAAACTGGCTCGCACGTGAAACGCCTGCTGGCCCAGGCGCAAGTCGATGCTGGCCGGCTGAATCTGCTCATCCTTAATCGGCAGAGATTCAGGAGCCGCGATCACGCCGTTCTTTACCAGCGCACGCAGTGATTGCGCTGGCAGGATTCCATTGTTGCGCTCCAGTTCTGGTGCGTCAGGCAGATTTTGCTTGGATGTATTCATCGTTAGACAAGCAGGTTACTTGCCAGAACAATGCAGGGCAATAGGTAGGTTTGCGAAAAACAGGTACGCATGGTGGAATTCGCGTACAGAATTTAGGAAAGAATCGTCGATTGAAACGCGGATTGTGCAACTGACTCCTTGAAGCTACGCGCTAGCCGCTTCCGAACCCAGCGGCAGGAAATACTGCGTGCCTCGGATGGGCTCCGACAGACGCCGCAGCAGTTCCTGCAGATCCTGGTGGCGGTCGACGAAGTCAATGTCGTTGGTATTCACTACGAGCAGGTCTGACGCGGTGTAGTGAAAGAAGAAGTGCTCGTAAGCCTTGACGATCTCTTCGATGTAATCGTCGCTCACCGCCAACTCTCCTGGAGCGTTCTTACGTCGCAGGCGTTTCTTCAATACTTCCGGACTCGCCTGAAGATAAATCACGAGATCCGGAGTCGGTAGCTGCTCGCGAAAGTAGTTGTAGTAACGGTTATAGATACCAAGCTCGGCATCATTGAGGTTGATGCAGGCAAACAGCTTGTCTTTCTCGAAGATGTAGTCACAGACGATCGCTTTGTGCGGACTGCGCTCCAGGGCTCGCAGTTGGTCAAAGCGTGCCATCAGGAAGGCAAACTGCGCCTGGAAGCCGGCGCCCGGCTCGCCGTCATAAAAAGCAGCGAGAAATGGATTGTCCTCAGGTTCGGTGATGCGTTGCGCGTGGAGTCGGTCCGCGATAATGCCAGAAAGCGTGCTTTTGCCTACGCGGATCGGACCTTCCAGGGCTATGTAGCGGGGGGGATCGAAGAGCTTGGCCATAAACCAGGTCTGCTCGGAGCATAGCGTGGAGAAGGAAGCCGAGACAACGCCAAAATTTCCACCGATGACGAGGCGAACACCCATTCGGCTACGCTCAGGGCAGGCTCCGGTCACGAAGGCAACACAAGAGGTCACGAAGAAAACATGGTGTAAGGACCTGCGGCCGCCCTCGGCCGGGTGTTTGCATACGGCCCAAGTCCTCAAGAGGTCCCGAGCTTTCTCGGACCTCAAACGAAACCCGCGCGAGGGCGCGCGTCGGTCCTCCAATTCTTTTCTCTTCGTGACCTCCTCTGTTGCCTTCGTGACCTTCGTGTTCGCCTCGTCCGGGTCTGAATTAGGGAATAGCCGCAGCTCCCGACACTCCCGAGAACACACTCTCCGCACCACTCCCATCCACGGCAGTCAAGGAATAGTAGTAAGTCTGACCAGAAGCGACAGTCGAGTCGGTGTAAGCGAGGCCGCTCACTCCCGTAACAATCCGCGTGAAGTTCGCCGGCTGTGTTTGAACGCACGCTGCGGTTGAGATTGAGCAACGATAGACGTTGTAGGTCACGGTGGGAGTCGTGCTGGCAGTCCACCCAATCGCCACGTTTGCACTGCCAGTTCCCGACAAAGTCGGAGCAACGCTGTTCATGTTGGTCGCAACATTCACTGTTCCCGAAGCCGTCCCAGGCGAACCGGAAGCCGGAGCAAACGTCACGCTGGCCTGCGTGCTCTGACCTGCCGCAATTGTGAACGGTAGCGCAGGCAGACCGTTAATCGAGAATGGAGAACCTCCGCCGCCATTTTGAACAATGCTCTCCGATGTTACCGTCACACTGCTTCCAACTGCGTTCAGAGTCAAGGCCTGTGGCGCACTCGTCGTGCCGTCCATCACTTGACCGAAATTCACATTCGATGGAGCGATGTTGAGGCCGGCACCAGTTCCGGAGAGGTTGGCGGTTGAGAGTGTAGTGGTTCCGTTGTTAAGCGAGAGCTTTCCCGAAATGACACCCGTGGATCCAGGAGTAAGTGTGACAGCGAAGATAGCGCTCTTGCCTGAAGTAATCGTCAGAGGGAACGTAATTCCATTCAGTCCAAATCCGGGACCTGTCAGGGTGTCCCCAGTTACGGTCACATCTCCACCACTGGCGGTAAGCGTCGTTTGAATTTGGGCGGTTGAACCGACTCCAACAGTCCCGAAAGCGAAACTGGATGGATTCATAGAGAGCTGTCCCGAACCCGTGGCGAAGTTTATTGCGGCTACATTTGTGTTATTGACGGTGACAGATGCGCTCGGAGGCACAAAACTGAATGAGCTGTTGTGTGGTGTGAGCGTGTACGCTCCATTCGCCACAACAGTGAAGCTGTAGTTGCCACTCGTATCGGGCGTCGTTGTGGCGGTCGCCGCTCCGCTGAGGGTGATGGTTGTGCCGGCGATGCTGCTGGCGGGACTCACCGTGCCAGAGAGCGTGGCTGAAGTAGAGATCGTCATAGTTCCATTAGTACTTCCTACTGAGGCCGAAATTACAGATTGACCAATACCTGCGGCAAGGGCCACCGCGTTCGCGTTGAGGCTGACAGCCGCGGGATTGGACGAAGTCCAAACCGCGGAACTAGTGAGATTTTGCGTGCTCCCGTCGCTGTAGCTTCCGGTAGCAGTAAGTTGCTCGCTCGCACCCGCCACAAGAGACGGGCTGCCAGCGGTGACGGTGATTGATTGCACTGTGGCTGCCGTTACCGTGAGTGCAAAGCTGTTTGACACGATTCCGTTCTGGGAGGCAGTGATGTTGCTGGAGCCTAGCGCTCCGCCCGTGGCCAGACCACCGGTGCTGATGTTGACTGCTGCCGGACTTGAACTGGCCCAGGTTGCAGTGTTGGTCAGGTTCTGCGTCGTACCGTCGGTGAAGGTTCCGGTAGCGGTGAACTGAACGTTGGTGCCTTTCGCGATCGATGAACTGGTTGCGCTAATCGCGATCGATTGCAGTGTGGCCGCAGTTACTGAGAACGCAACGGTGTTGGAAGTAATCCCATTCTGCGTTGCCGTGATGTTGCTCGAACCAATGGCTACCCCACTGGCCAGACCGCCGGCGCTGATGTTGGCCGTCGCCGGATTCGAACTAGCCCAGGTTGCAGTGTTAGTCAGGTTCTGAGTCGTCCCGTCGGTGAAGGTTCCAGTGGCGGTGAACTGAACGCTAGTACCTTTGGCAATCGAGGAGGTCGATGCGCTGATCTTGATCGACTGAAGTGTTGCCGCCGTTACTGTCAGTGGAAAACTGTTAGAAGTGATCGTGCTTTGGGTTGCCGTGATGATGCTTGAACCGATGGCTACTCCACTGGCCAGACCGCTGGCGCTGACATTCGCCGTCGCGGGACTCGAACTCGTCCAGGTAGCGGTGTTGGTCAGGTCCTGAGTGGTTCCATCGGTGAAGGTGCCGGTCGCAGTGAACTGAACGCTCGTGCCCTTGGCAATTGAAGAACTGGATGCATTGATCGTGATCGACTGCAGTGTTGCTGCCGTTACTGTCAGGGCAAAACTGTTGGAGGTAATCCCATTCTGGGCCGCGCTGATGCTACTGGACCCCATGGTAAGGCCCGTCGCAAGGCCGCTGGCACTGATGTTGGCGGTTGCCGAATTCGAGCTCGTCCAAGTAGCAGAATTCGTCAGATTTTGCGTACTGCCATCGCTGAAGGTTCCCGTCGCAGTGAACTGAACGCTAGTGCCCTTGGCGATCGAGGAATTACTCGCGTTAATCGTGATCGACTGCAGAGCCGCAGCCGTTACAGTCAGGGCAAAGCTGTTGGAATTGATCCCGCTCTGACTTGCTGTGATGTTGCTGGCACCGATAGCCGCGCCGGTGGCAAGGCCAGTAGAGCTGATAGTGGCGGTTGCCAAGTTCGAGCTACTCCACGTGACAGTGTTCGTCAGATTCTGCGTGCTGCCATCGCTGAAAGTTCCCGTCGCAGTGAACTGAACGCTAGTGCCCTTGGCGATCGAGGAACTATTGGCACTGACATTGATCGACCGCAGCGTGGCCGCGGTGACGGTTAGCGCAGAGCTATTCGAGGTAATCCCGTTTTGGGTGGCCGTAATGTTAGTCGACCCGATAGCGGTTCCCATAACCAAGCCTGTGGCGCTGATGTTGGCCACCGTGGGATTGGAGCTAGCCCAGATAACAGCATTTGTCAGGTCTTGCGTGCTGCCGTCACTGAAGGTTCCGGTGGCCTTGTACTGCGCGCTGGTGCCTTTGGCGATTGAGGAATTGCTTGTGTTGATCGTGATTGACTGCAGCGTGGCTGCGGTCACTGTCAACGGCACCGGGTTGGACGTAATTCCACCTTGCGAAGCTGTGATGGTCGTCGATCCTGCGCCAACTCCGCTCGCCAAACCGCTTCCACTAACGATAGCCACGGACGTGTTTGAAGAGTTCCAGCTTGCAGAATTAGTCAGATTCTGCGTTGAGCCATCGCTAAACGTGCCGATCGCCGTGAACTGATCGCTGCTACCCTTCGCAATGGAGCCTGTGGCAGCACTGAGCGTGATCGATTGTAGTGTCGTTGTCGCCGTGAAGTTCGCCACAGGGCTCGAGGACTTATTAACAAATACGCTCTGGCTGGGCGGTTGGAAGCTTAGTCCCGCCTTGGCAGGTGTCACCGTGTAACTACCGTTGCCAAAAACAGTAAGCCTGTAATTACCATTCACGTCAGCAGTGGTAGCAGTTGCACTCGCAGCTCCACTTAGTGTCACTGTGGACCCGGCAGTAATGTTTCCCGGACTAAGAGTACCGGAAATTGTCTTAGACTTGTGCGGATTTCCCTGTCCTCCCACAACTGGTACAAGGGCTAAGAAGACGGAAAAAAGACACACTACGAGTAACTCGATTCTTGAAAATCGCAAAGCGCCACTCCTCAGTTGTGTGTTCTTGACCTGAGGTCAAGCGGCCAGAGTGTGGATTTTGTAAAGTTGTAAGTGGGATGGAAGAACTTGCTTCCTGGTCTTACCGAGTAAGCAAGCAGCTCTGCATTATCCCGATGAGGATTTTCGGGGACTTAGACAGCAGAGTAGATCGATTCTGTCCGGAGACTTGCTGGATGGAGGTCCTACTGCTTTCACAATCGGAGCACAACAACGGCGGGCTACAAAAAGAGATACGACACCTGACTGCACTTTGGGGGATTGCACAGCACCACTCCTTCTCAGTTGTGAAGTTTCTTGACCCAAGAGTCAAGCGGCCAGAGTGGATTTCATTTGCACAGAAGACACTTCTCCTGTCTGTTCATTGGCGAAACTCTTGAACGCCCTTTGAACGAAAACAAACCGCTACATCGCTACACGGTGCAAGCGGCATTCGATTCGGAACTATCAAGAATCGCAGTTATTTCTGTAACTTACGTACATCGCTTATCTTTCGAAATAAGACACATGACCACTAATAATTCGATTTTTAGAAGTCGCACAGCACGACTTCTTCTCAGTGACACAATTCTTGACACAGAGGTCGAGCGGCCAGAGTGGATTTTTCGCTAGCTTGTGTGGGAGAACTTGCTTCCCGGTCTAACAGTAAAGCAAACAACCTAGAACGGCCCCGTGGAAGATGCGCAGAAGTCGGGGGAGTGAGCGCATTGAAAGTGATCGTATGCGAGCGAATACAGCATGACAAGTGCCACTTGGTCATTGTCCGGTTTCACGAACGTATAGCCCAGATTTTCTCTGTGTATCAGCTCGCTGAAGAAGCAATTGCGTCGTCGCATTTGCGTTCGGTCCGTGAAAAGTTTTCATCATTTCTGTGAAAAGTTTTCATGATTTATTGCGCAACACGTTTGGAGTCCACTA
This window encodes:
- a CDS encoding deoxynucleoside kinase; translation: MGVRLVIGGNFGVVSASFSTLCSEQTWFMAKLFDPPRYIALEGPIRVGKSTLSGIIADRLHAQRITEPEDNPFLAAFYDGEPGAGFQAQFAFLMARFDQLRALERSPHKAIVCDYIFEKDKLFACINLNDAELGIYNRYYNYFREQLPTPDLVIYLQASPEVLKKRLRRKNAPGELAVSDDYIEEIVKAYEHFFFHYTASDLLVVNTNDIDFVDRHQDLQELLRRLSEPIRGTQYFLPLGSEAASA
- a CDS encoding 2'-deoxycytidine 5'-triphosphate deaminase encodes the protein MNTSKQNLPDAPELERNNGILPAQSLRALVKNGVIAAPESLPIKDEQIQPASIDLRLGQQAFHVRASFLPGKSSTLLKKVHDGLLIDTLDLRQPTLLTPNSVYIVKLTETLSLPADVSGIANPKSTTGRLDIFTRLITEHGEEFERVPRGYSGELYAEVVTRSFPVYVREGLKLNQLRFIRGKVEARRDSVLRELAKDDQLVRYETEDRLVDAINRGLSVTVNLEGSERSDIVAYKAKKYAAPIDLSKIRHYEMADFWEFIRKPATRRLILEPDEFYLLASKEKVRVPPDHAAEMVAYDPTMGEFHVHYAGFFDPGFGYGAQGEIPGTKAVLEVRAHDMPILLEDGQFVGKLLYYRMAAIPEVVYGQDIGSSYQKQELTPSKQFKFTEPQESAPVKQEERQAEWGGRGRRDVVLLEQH
- a CDS encoding Ig-like domain-containing protein, with protein sequence MRFSRIELLVVCLFSVFLALVPVVGGQGNPHKSKTISGTLSPGNITAGSTVTLSGAASATATTADVNGNYRLTVFGNGSYTVTPAKAGLSFQPPSQSVFVNKSSSPVANFTATTTLQSITLSAATGSIAKGSSDQFTAIGTFSDGSTQNLTNSASWNSSNTSVAIVSGSGLASGVGAGSTTITASQGGITSNPVPLTVTAATLQSITINTSNSSIAKGTSAQYKATGTFSDGSTQDLTNAVIWASSNPTVANISATGLVMGTAIGSTNITATQNGITSNSSALTVTAATLRSINVSANSSSIAKGTSVQFTATGTFSDGSTQNLTNTVTWSSSNLATATISSTGLATGAAIGASNITASQSGINSNSFALTVTAAALQSITINASNSSIAKGTSVQFTATGTFSDGSTQNLTNSATWTSSNSATANISASGLATGLTMGSSSISAAQNGITSNSFALTVTAATLQSITINASSSSIAKGTSVQFTATGTFTDGTTQDLTNTATWTSSSPATANVSASGLASGVAIGSSIITATQSTITSNSFPLTVTAATLQSIKISASTSSIAKGTSVQFTATGTFTDGTTQNLTNTATWASSNPATANISAGGLASGVAIGSSNITATQNGITSNTVAFSVTAATLQSIAISATSSSIAKGTNVQFTATGTFTDGTTQNLTNTATWASSSPAAVNISTGGLATGGALGSSNITASQNGIVSNSFALTVTAATVQSITVTAGSPSLVAGASEQLTATGSYSDGSTQNLTSSAVWTSSNPAAVSLNANAVALAAGIGQSVISASVGSTNGTMTISTSATLSGTVSPASSIAGTTITLSGAATATTTPDTSGNYSFTVVANGAYTLTPHNSSFSFVPPSASVTVNNTNVAAINFATGSGQLSMNPSSFAFGTVGVGSTAQIQTTLTASGGDVTVTGDTLTGPGFGLNGITFPLTITSGKSAIFAVTLTPGSTGVISGKLSLNNGTTTLSTANLSGTGAGLNIAPSNVNFGQVMDGTTSAPQALTLNAVGSSVTVTSESIVQNGGGGSPFSINGLPALPFTIAAGQSTQASVTFAPASGSPGTASGTVNVATNMNSVAPTLSGTGSANVAIGWTASTTPTVTYNVYRCSISTAACVQTQPANFTRIVTGVSGLAYTDSTVASGQTYYYSLTAVDGSGAESVFSGVSGAAAIP